In the genome of Bicyclus anynana chromosome 23, ilBicAnyn1.1, whole genome shotgun sequence, one region contains:
- the LOC112053333 gene encoding tRNA:m(4)X modification enzyme TRM13 homolog isoform X2, with product MDRTILEYHAPMILNNYVYGLPSTCYARKLEKHLSICNARQHELPDYIVHNINAPSPQEDSSLSPRLPLSQIPLQKILQVIHKVNVLYDTYLKDSIVSVPEQPIHSALLQEFSEAGRTESSRRHLRQVSSLMHLMESERLVADNTAYVELGAGKGQLSYYVWQAWGATGARDSRVLLVDRAALRHKRDNKLRDSQQLAPVTRLRADLAHLLLERVPAVQHCAAVVGFAKHLCGVATDLALHCISASGVCGRVRGVVLAPCCHHRCERAAYPAAVLQDLGVDADDFNTLLGIVSWATCGDGRSRDRRKRDTNGSNGPHNADSNDASGTHNTDKHEAEEAHNTEDSEANELHDTDKLEAKEIHNIDSSEASGTQDHIKSDVLAPDEIAEELGSKHVALEREQRAAVGRRAKALLDWGRVLQLRARGFQARLVHYVPAGVSLENVCIVATKPI from the exons ATGGACAG GACGATACTCGAATACCATGCCCCAATGATCCTAAAca ATTATGTTTATGGACTTCCCAGCACCTGCTATGCACGCAAATTGGAGAAACACCTCAGCATATGCAATGCTCGGCAGCATGAGCTGCCTGACTACATTGTGCACAACATCAATGCACCCTCTCCACAGGAGGACTCTTCCCTCAGCCCTCGGCTGCCGCTCTCTCAGATACCTCTGCAGAAGATACTGCAAGTTATTCACAAAGTAAATGTGCTTTATGATA CATATTTGAAAGACAGTATAGTTAGCGTCCCCGAGCAACCGATCCACAGCGCGTTGCTGCAGGAGTTCAGCGAGGCCGGACGCACGGAGAGCTCCCGGCGCCACCTGCGGCAGGTGTCGAGCCTCATGCACCTCATGGAGAGCGAGCGACTCGTGGCTGACAACACCGCCTACGTGGAGCTGGGAGCCGGGAAAG GGCAGCTGTCGTACTACGTGTGGCAGGCGTGGGGCGCGACCGGCGCGCGCGACAGTCGCGTGCTGCTCGTGGACCGCGCGGCGCTGCGCCACAAGCGCGACAACAAGCTGCGCGACAGCCAGCAGCTCGCACCCGTCACGCGCCTGCGCGCCGACCTCGCGCACCTGCTGCTGGAGCGCGTGCCCGCCGTGCAGCACTGCGCCGCCGTCGTGGGCTTCGCCAAGCACCTGTGCGGCGTCGCCACGG ACCTGGCGCTGCACTGCATCAGCGCGAGCGGCGTGTGCGGGCGCGTGCGCGGCGTGGTGCTGGCGCCGTGCTGCCACCACCGCTGCGAGCGCGCCGCCTACCCCGCCGCCGTGCTGCAG GACCTAGGAGTAGATGCTGACGACTTCAATACGCTGCTGGGCATAGTGTCTTGGGCCACCTGCGGCGACGGCCGAAGCCGCGACCGACGAAAGCGAGACACGAACGGCAGCAACGGACCACACAATGCTGATAGCAATGATGCCAGTGGAACACACAACACTGACAAACATGAAGCTGAAGAAGCACATAATACTGAAGACAGTGAAGCCAATGAATTACACGATACTGATAAACTGGAAGCTAAAGAAATACACAATATTGACTCCAGTGAAGCCAGTGGTACACAGGATCATATCAAATCCGATGTGCTGGCTCCCGACGAGATCGCCGAAGAGCTGGGCTCCAAGCACGTAGCGCTGGAGCGCGAGCAGCGCGCGGCGGTGGGGCGGCGCGCCAAGGCGCTGCTGGACTGGGGCCGCGTGCTGCAGCTGCGCGCGCGCGGCTTCCAGGCGCGGCTGGTGCACTACGTGCCCGCCGGCGTCTCGCTGGAGAACGTCTGCATAGTGGCCACTAAACCTATCTAA
- the LOC112053333 gene encoding tRNA:m(4)X modification enzyme TRM13 homolog isoform X1 — translation MSDSSKLLEHSYVSPQCQYFVVRKKRLCRMTVKPGRHYCGEHEPEPKAEDGQDDTRIPCPNDPKHTCYARKLEKHLSICNARQHELPDYIVHNINAPSPQEDSSLSPRLPLSQIPLQKILQVIHKVNVLYDTYLKDSIVSVPEQPIHSALLQEFSEAGRTESSRRHLRQVSSLMHLMESERLVADNTAYVELGAGKGQLSYYVWQAWGATGARDSRVLLVDRAALRHKRDNKLRDSQQLAPVTRLRADLAHLLLERVPAVQHCAAVVGFAKHLCGVATDLALHCISASGVCGRVRGVVLAPCCHHRCERAAYPAAVLQDLGVDADDFNTLLGIVSWATCGDGRSRDRRKRDTNGSNGPHNADSNDASGTHNTDKHEAEEAHNTEDSEANELHDTDKLEAKEIHNIDSSEASGTQDHIKSDVLAPDEIAEELGSKHVALEREQRAAVGRRAKALLDWGRVLQLRARGFQARLVHYVPAGVSLENVCIVATKPI, via the exons atgagcgACTCATCTAAATTGTTAGAACACAGTTATGTGAGTCCTCAATGTCAATATTTCGTTGTAAGAAAGAAGCGTTTATGCCGCATGACCGTTAAACCCGGGAGACATTACTGTGGAGAACACGAACCAGAACCTAAAGCTGAAGATGGACAG GACGATACTCGAATACCATGCCCCAATGATCCTAAAca CACCTGCTATGCACGCAAATTGGAGAAACACCTCAGCATATGCAATGCTCGGCAGCATGAGCTGCCTGACTACATTGTGCACAACATCAATGCACCCTCTCCACAGGAGGACTCTTCCCTCAGCCCTCGGCTGCCGCTCTCTCAGATACCTCTGCAGAAGATACTGCAAGTTATTCACAAAGTAAATGTGCTTTATGATA CATATTTGAAAGACAGTATAGTTAGCGTCCCCGAGCAACCGATCCACAGCGCGTTGCTGCAGGAGTTCAGCGAGGCCGGACGCACGGAGAGCTCCCGGCGCCACCTGCGGCAGGTGTCGAGCCTCATGCACCTCATGGAGAGCGAGCGACTCGTGGCTGACAACACCGCCTACGTGGAGCTGGGAGCCGGGAAAG GGCAGCTGTCGTACTACGTGTGGCAGGCGTGGGGCGCGACCGGCGCGCGCGACAGTCGCGTGCTGCTCGTGGACCGCGCGGCGCTGCGCCACAAGCGCGACAACAAGCTGCGCGACAGCCAGCAGCTCGCACCCGTCACGCGCCTGCGCGCCGACCTCGCGCACCTGCTGCTGGAGCGCGTGCCCGCCGTGCAGCACTGCGCCGCCGTCGTGGGCTTCGCCAAGCACCTGTGCGGCGTCGCCACGG ACCTGGCGCTGCACTGCATCAGCGCGAGCGGCGTGTGCGGGCGCGTGCGCGGCGTGGTGCTGGCGCCGTGCTGCCACCACCGCTGCGAGCGCGCCGCCTACCCCGCCGCCGTGCTGCAG GACCTAGGAGTAGATGCTGACGACTTCAATACGCTGCTGGGCATAGTGTCTTGGGCCACCTGCGGCGACGGCCGAAGCCGCGACCGACGAAAGCGAGACACGAACGGCAGCAACGGACCACACAATGCTGATAGCAATGATGCCAGTGGAACACACAACACTGACAAACATGAAGCTGAAGAAGCACATAATACTGAAGACAGTGAAGCCAATGAATTACACGATACTGATAAACTGGAAGCTAAAGAAATACACAATATTGACTCCAGTGAAGCCAGTGGTACACAGGATCATATCAAATCCGATGTGCTGGCTCCCGACGAGATCGCCGAAGAGCTGGGCTCCAAGCACGTAGCGCTGGAGCGCGAGCAGCGCGCGGCGGTGGGGCGGCGCGCCAAGGCGCTGCTGGACTGGGGCCGCGTGCTGCAGCTGCGCGCGCGCGGCTTCCAGGCGCGGCTGGTGCACTACGTGCCCGCCGGCGTCTCGCTGGAGAACGTCTGCATAGTGGCCACTAAACCTATCTAA
- the LOC112053328 gene encoding prolyl 3-hydroxylase sudestada1, giving the protein MSSPTKETEEPSSSYATAENAAADVGDANTTEPRPPAKRQIPSTVIEISDTDSDDSDVCAVNSYQASADEVKRIRRDYSSTSSSSDYSSDSESPWEDDSIVIEDKMPGKAVRAQLNPRANRMDDPKLNSNLKSQEVIDKVRLHWQEDRDLESEAVTLTCKPFRLCRLHELLENSEIINNIVDDMNTLDWSRKKMDLYEFHQTTDLANLTWQRSIRGIYELLKTEVMSLVSRVTGLELTTVSASCSLYGPGDHLLVHDDRLGDRRVAFILYLAPWTPRAGPPPPPPLHNGATDARPEDDVRETSGGGWTPGMGGALELFACDARGVPERVTLRAFPANNTLAFFAVSPTSFHQVGEVLSLELPRLSINGWFHGPAAPPEPFASEPPASLPPHTQVVLLNQWLLGTYLSPRVRAQVQAQMERASEVCLSDVLLPVKCAQLLEALRDPELQWELCGPAQQRRHERLAEAWLAAGAAAPEEEHPARGLLRLLSSAAFVRLLTDCTDLPLAGYRRLELQRWRAGDFTLLPPREQFAAPRLQAVLYLGVPEHPLCGGQTLFVAPEEAEAEADGALVTLPPVHNALSLVYCDAGAAAFTKYLSKMTMKPHQHFYIVTCTYTE; this is encoded by the exons ATGAGTTCACCGACCAAAGAAACCGAAGAGCCGTCTTCGAGTTACGCAACAGCGGAAAATGCCGCGGCCGACGTCGGCGACGCAAACACTACAGAGCCGCGGCCGCCCGCCAAGCGACAAATTCCCAGTACGGTCATTGAAATATCGGACACGGACAGCGACGACTCGGACGTGTGCGCCGTCAACAGTTACCAGGCCTCCGCGGACGAGGTCAAGAGGATCCGCAGAG ATTATTCCTCGACATCGTCGTCATCTGACTACAGTTCAGACTCCGAGTCTCCCTGGGAGGATGACTCCATAGTTATAGAAGACAAAATGCCTGGGAAGGCCGTGCGCGCGCAGCTCAATCCCCGGGCTAATAGGATGGATGATCCAAAGCTTAATTCTAATTTAAAG TCACAAGAAGTAATAGACAAAGTGAGACTACATTGGCAAGAGGACAGAGACCTGGAGAGTGAGGCGGTGACGCTGACCTGCAAACCCTTCCGCCTGTGTCGTCTGCACGAGTTGCTGGAAAACTCGGAGATCATCAACAACATAGTGGACGACATGAACACCCTGGACTGGTCGCGGAAGAAGATGGATCTCTATGAGTTCCACCAGACCACTGACCTGGCTAACCTGACGTGGCAGCGTAGTATAAGAGGAATTTATGAATTATTAAAGACTGAAGTTATGAGTTTG GTGTCGCGCGTGACGGGGCTGGAGCTGACCACGGTGTCGGCCTCGTGCTCGCTGTACGGGCCCGGCGACCACCTGCTGGTGCACGACGACCGGCTGGGCGACCGGCGCGTGGCCTTCATCCTGTACCTGGCGCCGTGGACGCCGCGCGCggggccgccgccgccgccgccgctgcaCAACGGCGCCACGGACGCGCGCCCCGAGGACGAC GTGCGCGAGACGTCGGGCGGCGGCTGGACGCCGGGCATGGGCGGCGCGCTGGAGCTGTTCGCGTGCGACGCGCGCGGCGTGCCCGAGCGCGTCACGCTGCGCGCCTTCCCCGCCAACAACACGCTCGCCTTCTTCGCCGTCAGCCCCACCTCCTTCCACCAG GTGGGCGAGGTGCTGTCGCTGGAGCTGCCGCGGCTGTCCATCAACGGCTGGTTCCACGGGCCCGCGGCGCCGCCCGAGCCGTTCGCCAGCGAGCCGCCCGCCTCGCTGCCGCCGCACACGCAAGTG GTGCTGCTGAACCAGTGGCTGCTGGGCACGTACCTCAGCCCGCGCGTGCGCGCGCAGGTGCAGGCGCAGATGGAGCGCGCCAGCGAGGTGTGCCTCAGCGACGTGCTGCTGCCCGTCAAGTGCGCGCAGCTGCTGGAGGCGCTGCGGGACCCCG AGCTGCAGTGGGAGCTGTGCGGGCCGGCGCAGCAGCGGCGCCACGAGCGGCTGGCGGAGGCGTGgctggcggcgggcgcggcggcgccgGAGGAGGAGCACCCCGCGCGCGGCCTGCTGCGCCTGCTGAGCAGCGCCGCGTTCGTGCGCCTGCTGACGGACTGCACGGACCTGCCGCTGGCCGGCTACCGGCGCCTGGAGCTGCAGCGCTGGCGCGCCGGCGACTTCACGCTGCTGCCGCCGCGCGAGCAGTTCGCCGCGCCGCGCCTGCAGGCCGTGCTGTACCTGGGCGTGCCGGAGCACCCGCTGTGCGGCGGCCAGACGCTGTTCGTGGCGCCCGAGGAGGCGGAGGCGGAGGCGGACGGCGCGCTGGTGA